GTTACCGATGTGCCTTTCTATACATCAAATAGCGTTTGTTATGCGACATAATATATATTATAGGAAGTTGCATATCACCTGGCATTTTATTTAATATCCGTTATTCTAATAATGAAAACCACTTCCGAACGAATCAAAACGATTCCAAAGTCTTTGAAACTCATTCGACCAGTTTATGGTTCATATAGACTAAATTTTAGCTGAAACAATTAAGGTTGCTTATGAATTCTTACTTAGTTTACATTAGGGTATTTCGGACATAAGATGTCCCCCTTTCTACCAACCTAGCTTCTTCGCTCGCTTTTGTATCATTTCAACATACTTCTTCGTACCAAATTTCCAAAATGGATACAGTTTTACTTTTTCAACAAGCAAAGGTAACTTTGACTGGATTTGTAAGAGAGTTCTATCAACCACTAGTTCTGAAAGATGGATCGACTTCCCAAAAGTTTTAATATCTGCTAGATTGATTTTATTTTTCTTACCATTCAATGTGAGAGCTAAATCTTCATTGTCTTCGGGAAAAAATAATTTTACTGCCAACAAATCATAGGCTGGTGCTAACTTGATTCTACCTTCAATATCAGTTTGGATGGAAAAGTTCTTCAAATGCATATCCGAATTGCCTGTAAGAAATGAGAATACGATCATTTCGAAGAATCGAACTAAATCAATTCCTGGAGAAGTTGTGTTCTGTTTGATCCACCGGCCAATCGATTCATAAGATCCTTTGTATTTATCTTCAGTTAATCTTTCGGTTAATTGGCAAAAATCTTCTTGAGCAATTTTTATATTCTTCTCACGGTCGAATCGTTTGGTGATATAAGCCAGTTCTCCTGATTTTAATCGAATCAAGGAAGATGTTGCTACGGGAAAAGAGAATTCTTTTGCAAGTAACATGGTAAGATGTTCATTTTCTGGAAGATTCGTAAACTCTTCTGAGGGAGGTTTTAGAATGAAATCTCCTTTCATTCCGAGGATAGTGAGTCTTGTTGATTTAGGATTAGAGGTATCGAGATCAAGAGATATTTTTGATTGAGCTCCAGTAACTGTCAT
The sequence above is drawn from the Leptospira meyeri genome and encodes:
- a CDS encoding HipA domain-containing protein, with the translated sequence MKFCLLCAKQSEDDYHSHCSKLLFGKNKIPEIDIDIKSIRELAKQNIESRMTVTGAQSKISLDLDTSNPKSTRLTILGMKGDFILKPPSEEFTNLPENEHLTMLLAKEFSFPVATSSLIRLKSGELAYITKRFDREKNIKIAQEDFCQLTERLTEDKYKGSYESIGRWIKQNTTSPGIDLVRFFEMIVFSFLTGNSDMHLKNFSIQTDIEGRIKLAPAYDLLAVKLFFPEDNEDLALTLNGKKNKINLADIKTFGKSIHLSELVVDRTLLQIQSKLPLLVEKVKLYPFWKFGTKKYVEMIQKRAKKLGW